Within Populus trichocarpa isolate Nisqually-1 chromosome 6, P.trichocarpa_v4.1, whole genome shotgun sequence, the genomic segment aaaaagaaaaatgaatagtaaaaaaacataatgccACTTCCTCTGTTCCAAAACAACAGAACATCTTATAGAATGCACAATATTACATTAAGAGGATTAAATAATTCAACTGAGACGCACATACAGGCTCACTTATGCACAATGAGCCCTAAACACATAATAAGTACTTGATAGAAAGGCAAAATGACAACTCACAGAATAACCACCCCTCTTAACTTTTGACCATGGACATAAATCAGGGAATAATGGATCATAATTTTGGGATAAGAAGGAATAAGAATACTCCAAAGCAtttcctccaaaaaaaaataaaaagagtgcATAAATTGAGCAAACCTCACATGCATATGTCGTATATCAAGGGTATTTATGTGAGTGTCACCACGCAAAGTTTCTTTGCAAGgcaaaattttaacccaagacTTAAACCAGCACTGCCCTAGCCTGTGGCTACATCTGCAGAGGTTGAAGGGTAACAATAGAGATTGATCCTAGCATCCAAGTTCTCTTgacttgtaaaattattttgagtgcTTTAATCATCAATGAGAAAAAGGGGGGGTAAGGCTGCTAAATGTGTCAGTGGTCCCTCAACTATTGCTCAATTTCAAAATCTACTAgtgcaatttcaattttctttgagattttaatgCAGTGCTTTGATCCCAACTTTCCAATAACTTTTTTCTGATGTAGCCAAACAACTACTagcatgtgtattttttttaatttcactttttgaatgatatttttaaaaaataatgttagcAAGCAGAAACAGAAATTGGATAAAAAGACCACGCACTACActtttgaagttgaaataaTACATTAGAAAATTTGATGGTTGAGGAATCTTTCTGAAatcattatataattaagtGACTGTTGATACAGTTAAACACtccttcaaaataaataaatcaacgtGGAGATCTTACCAGTGCAACAAAGAAACGAGCAACTACATTTGAAGACTTGATTACAGATGATTGCATCCAAGTTTTTCTAACTGCCATGCGTTCTGCAAAGTGATTTGTAGCTGATAGGATCCcaataaaaagttgaatgggaCTCTTTGGTAAAGGATGAGCTTTCCACTTCTCTGACATTTCCAATACTCGCTGAGGAGAGAAGCTTGGATGAGAGCTGGGCAGAGAAGTTGCAAAAACTGAATGAACATCTACGTCTCCTTTGATTGCTAATCCTGTTGCATCTTCGAGGGTAAATCCCTAAAGGCACAGAAAAAAATTTAGGAAAGTAttttgagtttaattttaatagaaaagAATTGAACTCTCTTTCAATATGTActtaaacaaaacataatacCACTGTAACAAACATGACTGTTAAGAACAGGAACCTCAAAAATCTACAGATAGACCATACCAAAGAAATCCAGTGGAAAGATAAGGGAATCAAGAAAAGGAATCACAGACTTAAAATGATGGCAAACAGTGGTAAGCTTAGTTCATGGAaatattcatagaaaaaaatgcaaatctCACAAACAATTTGAAAGTACTGTTTTTCCATAGTGAGTGGATGGAACCACTAAAAAGACCATTGAGCATCAGATATGCAAATATATGTCCCAAATCCAGAAGGACAAGGTTCACCATTTGAGTTAGAGAATCAGGAAAAAACTGTCATAGGGTATAACAATCACTTTTTTTCTCATCTATATCAACATACCGGACGATATGGAAATGAGGTCACATGCCGCCCCCCAACAGTAATATGGTATCCATCAACACCAGCACGCAAGGTCAGGATAAACAATCCGCCCTCCACAAAAGGAAACGGCCATGTCACTTCAGGTTTCTGTTCACGCCCTATAAATCTCTTGAACCATGAGGCTGTCTTCGACTCTTTTGAATCTACATTATCATCCCGCATCCATTTCTCACACCTCGCATGTTCATCAACTGTCAAACATATGCATTagaaaaactttcaatttaattatttaaaatagagtGCCATAAGCAGTTTTAGCTTTTGTCCCTATTTCTAATTGAATTGtataaacaaataagaaaagcaACAATATCTCTCTCACCTCACACAACAGCTGGTGTGAAGAATAGTGTCTAGAGAATATCCAAAACTTTAAAACATCAATTCCTGGGACTTGAGCCTCATTCAAATACCTCAAGTCATTTCTTGAATTCTTCAATGCTTATATGTGAAGCCATGTTTCGTTGGCCCCAACCCGCTACAAGGTGAATTTAAATCCAACTTGGGAAAAATTTTTACATCTACTTAATTTCCAGCATATAATGGGGAATGCTATTTGTGGTTTTGGCGcccatgaaaagaagaaaataaattctttctttAATACATGTATACACTCAATAATTATCTTTCCAAGTTGCATTTGACTTAACATACATAAGCAAACAAGGAAAACAAGTTAATTAACACAATTAAGAAACAAGTCAAATCTTACCCAGCATATCCTCATCTTTCTTGGATGGCAAACCATCGCACCTTTGAGCTGTCCCCCATTGCATCCTATAGCAGGTATTGTGCTCAATGACTGGATGCTGACTCCAATCTCCTCTCAATCGAGGATTTAAATGTAGAATTTTTGGTGGATCCTCTCCCTCCACTGACTTTAAACCCTGCAGCTCAATCATGAACTGTGAAACCATAACAATACCATTACCATTCCTCAACCTTGCAAGCTGGGGTACATACTCCTGGTGTGCATGATGGGGTGTTCCCACAATGGTTATAGAAGACCCAGCAGATAAACCACATGGTAGAAACATCATCTTATCCCCTCCAGCCAACTCCTCTCCACTCATGGATACCCACAAAGGACAAGACTCAATCTTCCCCTCATATAACAAACTCTGTCCAATCTCCTCTCCATCATACTTTTCCACTTCTTCCCATGCCTTCAACCCAAGCAGCCATGCTTCATCTGCCATCCTCTCAAGTGGTGATAATTTCATAGTTGCATTCCTTCGCCTCATAATTTCTCCTGTTATTCTTCCATAACGATATTGAAGTGGCTTTATAGTTTTAGAACCTCCCTTTTCATCTTCCAAAGGTTCCTTACTAGGCATCATCGGAGCATTCTGGTTTTGATTATCCTCTAATTTCCGGTGGAAAGCATCCTTATAAACAGAACTAAAAGATGGTTTGCTTAAATCGGAGTCTTCAACATCTTTTACCATAGATGACGAATCCAATCCAGCATAACTATCATCCACACTCAACATTGATGCAATCTCTAAAAAATGTGGAAACTTGAATGCTAAAAACACCAAGTATATTGCTCCTACAGCCAACAACATATGCGACAGCTTGCACCTCCTAGTACTAGAAGGTTCAATCTTTAACCTCTTCATCTTAATACCACCCAACAAGCGACAatgcaagaacaaaacaaaaactctaTAAAACCCAAAAACCTCCCATGTCTCTAAATCAGCATAAGAGCCCAGAACAAGCTTAAAACTTTCTAAAATACTAaactatgaaaagaaaaaaaatcccaaaaaccTCTGATATGCCTATTCCTCTAAATGAACATAAAAACCCAGATTCCAAAAACAAGCTAAGCTAAGAGAAAATGCTCAAAATGTCCTCAAAAATAGACCCTTTTCATCAGATTCAATTAAGAATCCAAAAATCTCCAAAACCCATTTCAGAAAATGATCAATGAAGCTGAAAAATCAGAAGAATTCGAAAAGAAAGCCAAAATCTTGAGAGTTGAACCTGGAGATCAGAATCGAGCAAAACCCATGAAGTTTGAGACTTTTTTTAAGGAGAGGAACGGGAATTGGGTGATTGATCAAAGAAACTGAGACAAATTGAGCTTCTTACGAGAATCGAAAAGAAAaaggcagagagagagagagagagagagagagataacgGGAGGGAGAGAGACAGTGTGGTAGAGGTTTGCAATCTCTAACGTGTATACGGcaaccaaattaaattaattgaaaaaataattgagctTAGTCTCGCTATTCGGGTTGGATGGctggattttttaaatattagtcgATTCAAGCTCGAACCAAAGTCATTAAAACTGGTCTGAGATATGATACTGTCCAAGACCTGCGtcagattaatttatattaactcattttatttaaaaaatagaattaaaattatattattttaatgaaaagacCAAATGGGTTTTGAGCATGTTAATAGATCCTGAGATAATTGTTGGTTTTTCGTGGTGTTTGGAAACGTGatacaaattgaatttttaaaaattttaatttttttataaaaaattaatttttttatatgttttagattgtttagacgtgttaatctcaaaaataatttttaaaaaataataaaatatcattttaatacatttcaacacaaattttttttgaaaacaattataatcaaACTCTCAAATacccttatttgtttttataactcGAGTtaagttttagatttatttactAATAGACCTGCTAAGACAGGTTAAGATTAAAAACACATGtcaaacttgatttatttttttattttatttatgcaaaacttttggaaataataaaatataaagacgCCGAAGTTTATTGACATTCTTCATGCTTttctatttaaagtttttggataaaaatatttttatatttttttaatatcaaaatttgaTGTTAATCTATATTAGcctcacatttaaaaaaaaaaaacaaacaaaccttCAAATAAAAGCTTCTTTTGGTATTATTAAGAGAGAAAATTGGTGTTTAatgcaattttttaatgattcagagtttaatttatattgaatgtATAGTGGACCATGCTAATAAATGTCTATTTGTCAAATCTCAATCAAAAACCCAAAtgggtaaaaaaatataaaaatttaatctttaattgaaagcaaaagataaaatcttgaaaacgaAAAGGATATAAATTTgctattgataattttaaaatgtaactccacaataataataacaataataatttattttattattcaggaaaaaaactctaatattaTTTGGCTTAAATACACAtagaaaaatacatgaaaattgtTAGACTTGGACCcatatcattctttttttaattaatacatagaatatttcaatttagtttgcacgtattaaattaaatttttacactccGAATAAAACTTGCGgaataaaacttatataatgTAATCAGTGCCTGTCAATATTAATAagcaaaaattttttttgaataaaatcacataaaaaaaatatatctcttaGTCTACATCAAGTTTACCAACTCAAACACACATTGATGGTTGACAGTTGACACCCAACATTCCCTTCCAtgtaaaattctcaataaataaagattaattatttagttaaactatttaatttaatatggttCTATGGAATCATATTGACATCTGGGGCCTTTTTTCAATGCAAGCAGCTATGCTTCCTCTTTCGTTTCCACATGGAATTATCCTCCACAATCAAGAAACACATCCTTTTTATATTCATCAGACCATGGACATTCCCTTGTCTATTAAATTAATGGATAAAACATGGCTTTAAAGCAACTCTATAAAGCATTCTGACCATCCCCTATTCCTGCATTACTTGAATG encodes:
- the LOC7458500 gene encoding hydroxyproline O-galactosyltransferase GALT2, with product MKRLKIEPSSTRRCKLSHMLLAVGAIYLVFLAFKFPHFLEIASMLSVDDSYAGLDSSSMVKDVEDSDLSKPSFSSVYKDAFHRKLEDNQNQNAPMMPSKEPLEDEKGGSKTIKPLQYRYGRITGEIMRRRNATMKLSPLERMADEAWLLGLKAWEEVEKYDGEEIGQSLLYEGKIESCPLWVSMSGEELAGGDKMMFLPCGLSAGSSITIVGTPHHAHQEYVPQLARLRNGNGIVMVSQFMIELQGLKSVEGEDPPKILHLNPRLRGDWSQHPVIEHNTCYRMQWGTAQRCDGLPSKKDEDMLVDEHARCEKWMRDDNVDSKESKTASWFKRFIGREQKPEVTWPFPFVEGGLFILTLRAGVDGYHITVGGRHVTSFPYRPGFTLEDATGLAIKGDVDVHSVFATSLPSSHPSFSPQRVLEMSEKWKAHPLPKSPIQLFIGILSATNHFAERMAVRKTWMQSSVIKSSNVVARFFVALNPRKEVNAVLKREAAYFGDIVILPFMDRYELVVLKTIAICEFGVRNVSAAYIMKCDDDTFVRVDTVLKEIDRTSPNKSLYMGNLNLLHRPLRNGKWAVTFEEWPEEVYPPYANGPGYVISTDIAKFVIAQHGKRSLRLFKMEDVSMGMWVEQFNSSTPVQYSHNWKFCQYGCLENYYTAHYQSPRQMICLWDKLARGRAQCCSFR